From Medicago truncatula cultivar Jemalong A17 chromosome 7, MtrunA17r5.0-ANR, whole genome shotgun sequence, a single genomic window includes:
- the LOC11435767 gene encoding YTH domain-containing protein ECT4, which translates to MPSVAPSSEQAASLLQNLSLDSQPKTIVGDAEPVKKNGPVFANGAAKGTGKPFNPNPSYVPNGYPSTYYYGGYDGQGDWSGYSNYVNLDGGMTQGVYGDNCSYMYHQGYGYTPYGAYASPNSSSPVVQHDGQMYGLQQYQYPCSYYNSPTSADGSFAPNKTSVPQREMSTAVNADRITSNVMNKGNSVSMVNGDCTNQNGLKAFMKSSQHTSLNTKDSYQGSSLPACAPLSGYQGPRLSTHGAQSAIPTDVSLVSDRQSKHGGKVGLSSQVANIKDFSSQRNQRHSQSLPQFMNLNGSRHPSGMELLPGFMNGMYPSNNLFSQYGSSFRANSRYGSSAYGSRTGSFDNKYRATGNGYVANDSRRNGDGFSELNKGPRAAKSSDNKSVKSPEPVTLLLKGQNLPVKSDDEVVPLVLNKEQYNGEDLSENYSDAKFFIIKSYSEDDVHKSIKYSVWASTPNGNKKLDAAYQEAGGCPIFLLFSVNTSGQFVGLAEMTGPVDFDKTVEYWQQDRWTGCFNVKWHIIKDIPNGVLRHITLENNENKPVTNSRDTQEVKFEKGVQIVKIFKEHASKTSILDDFGFYESREKTTQERKFKEQQLPKQVNKASDITFGSVTLPKSLDTTLMKESATADAAQGNVNSEVLLERNGSTPAFEDSSKSS; encoded by the exons ATGCCTTCTGTTGCTCCTTCCTCTGAAC AAGCTGCAAGTTTACTGCAGAATTTGTCTCTGGATTCGCAGCCCAAGACTATAGTTGGAGATGCCGAGCCAGTAAAGAAG AATGGACCTGTTTTTGCGAATGGTGCAGCTAAGGGGACGGGCAAGCCATTCAATCCAAATCCTAGCTATGTTCCAAATGGATACCCTTCTACATATTATTATGGAG GTTATGATGGGCAAGGAGATTGGAGTGGTTATTCCAATTATGTGAACCTCGATGGAGGGATGACTCAA GGTGTTTATGGGGATAACTGCTCTTATATGTATCACCAAGGTTATGGCTACACACCATATGGAGCATATGCTTCACCGAATTCCTCCTCTCCTGTAGTTCAACATGATGGTCAGATGTATGGGCTGCAACAGTATCAGTATCCCTGTTCTTATTACAACTCTCCAACTTCCGCTGATGGATCATTTGCTCCGAACAAAACCAGTGTTCCACAACGAGAAATGTCAACTGCTGTTAATGCGGATCGTATTACTTCAAATGTTATGAATAAAGGAAACTCTGTTAGCATGGTCAATGGTGATTGTACAAATCAAAATGGGTTGAAGGCATTTATGAAAAGTTCCCAGCACACATCTTTGAATACAAAGGATTCTTATCAAGGGTCTAGCTTGCCAGCTTGTGCTCCATTGTCAGGATATCAGGGTCCAAGGTTGAGTACTCATGGTGCACAGTCAGCAATCCCTACAGACGTGTCATTGGTTTCAGATAGACAGTCCAAACATGGAGGAAAGGTTGGATTATCTTCCCAAGTGGCAAATATCAAAGACTTCTCATCTCAAAGGAATCAAAGACACTCTCAGTCACTTCCACAATTCATG AACTTGAATGGTTCCAGACATCCATCTGGAATGGAACTACTTCCTGGATTCATGAACGGGATGTATCCAAGCAACAATTTGTTCAGTCAATATGGAAGCTCATTCAGAGCTAATTCTCGTTATGGGTCTTCTGCATACGGATCTAGAACAGGTTCTTTTGATAATAAGTACAGAGCAACAGGTAATGGCTATGTTGCTAATGATTCCAGAAGAAATGGAGATGGTTTCAGTGAGCTAAATAAGGGACCTAGAGCTGCCAAGAGTTCTGATAATAAAAGTGTCAAAAGTCCTGAACCGGTCACTTTATTACTCAAAGGGCAGAACCTTCCAGTGAAGAGTGATGACGAAGTAGTCCCTCTGGTTCTGAATAAAGAACAATACAATGGAGAAGATTTGTCTGAGAATTATTCCGACGCaaaatttttcatcatcaaATCCTATAGCGAGGACGATGTTCATAAAAGCATAAAATATAGTGTTTGGGCAAGCACTCCCAACGGCAACAAAAAGTTGGATGCTGCATATCAGGAAGCTGGTGGCTGTcctatatttttgttattttcg GTCAACACTAGCGGTCAATTTGTTGGTTTAGCTGAGATGACTGGTCCGGTTGATTTTGATAAAACTGTAGAGTATTGGCAGCAGGATAGGTGGACTGGTTGCTTTAATGTGAAGTGGCATATCATTAAGGATATTCCAAACGGTGTGTTAAGGCACATAACACTAGAAAACAATGAAAACAAACCTGTAACTAATAGCAGGGATACTCAGGAG GTTAAGTTTGAGAAGGGTGTTCAAATTGTCAAAATTTTCAAGGAGCATGCAAGCAAAACAAGTATATTGgatgattttgggttttatgagtCCCGCGAAAAGACCACTCAGGAAAGAAAATTTAAGGAGCAGCAGTTACCAAAACAG GTCAACAAGGCCAGTGATATAACATTTGGCTCAGTTACATTACCCAAGTCTCTTGATACAACCTTGATGAAAGAATCAGCTACTGCAGATGCAGCACAGGGGAACGTGAATTCAGAGGTCCTGTTAGAAAGGAATGGATCCACCCCAGCATTTGAAGATTCTTCTAAGAGCAGTTAA
- the LOC11442672 gene encoding photosynthetic NDH subunit of subcomplex B 2, chloroplastic: MASFLSLSLPKLNLIKASSAATTTTPLSTPEALNDKFGRKGIKFLESNSIPIVELTVRNGSSLSLRLPDAHVTSYKPKVFWKDDGLEELLYTIPANETGLYKAKGGIGLVLNEVLQPGAKELLPSTLEWTVKDVDYDAIDALQVELISTNRFFDMTYIVSLYPVSMATAVIVKNKSPKPVTLTNAILSHFRFKRRGGAAIKGLQTCSYCSHPPLDSPFQILTPSEAMKSESQRLISFGAEPEMKPGSWTQQGVPITLLENKMSRVFAAPPKERTKAFYNTPPSKYEIIDQGREIFYRVIRMGFEDIYVSSPGSMSDKYGRDYFVCTGPASILEPVTVNPGEEFRGAQVIEHDNLS; encoded by the exons ATGGCTTCTTTTCTTTCCCTATCTCTTCCCAAACTAAACTTAATAAAAGCCTCTTCAGCTGCTACAACTACAACACCTCTTTCAACTCCTGAGGCACTCAATGATAAATTTGGAAGAAAAGGCATCAAATTCTTGGAGTCTAATAGCATTCCCATTGTTGAGCTAACAGTTAGAAATGGAAGCTCATTGAGCTTAAGATTACCTGATGCTCATGTAACATCTTACAAACCAAAAGTGTTTTGGAAAGATGATGGACTTGAGGAACTTCTTTACACAATTCCTGCCAATGAAACTGGTCTTTACAAAGCCAAAGGTGGAATTGGTTTGGTCTTGAATGAAGTATTACAACCTGGTGCAAAAGAGTTGCTTCCTTCAACTTTAGAATGGACTGTAAAGGATGTTGACTATGATGCCATTGATGCTCTACAG GTTGAATTGATCAGCACTAATAGATTTTTTGACATGACTTATATTGTGTCCCTCTATCCTGTGAGCATGGCAACAGCAGTTATAGTTAAGAACAAATCTCCAAAACCTGTCACTCTAACCAATGCTATACTAAGCCATTTTAGATTTAAGAGAAGAGGTGGTGCGGCAATTAAAGGTCTTCAAACCTGCTCATACTGCTCACACCCTCCTCTTGATTCCCCTTTTCAAATCTTGACTCCATCAGAAGCAATGAAATCCGAGTCTCAAAGGTTGATTTCATTTGGCGCTGAGCCTGAAATGAAGCCAGGTTCATGGACTCAACAAGGTGTTCCTATTACTCTCCTCGAGAATAAGATGAGTAGAGTTTTTGCTGCACCTCCTAAAGAAAGAACAAAGGCTTTTTATAACACACCACCTTCAAAATATGAAATCATTGATCAG ggACGTGAGATTTTCTACAGGGTGATAAGAATGGGATTTGAGGATATTTATGTGTCAAGCCCTGGTTCCATGTCGGACAAATATGGGAGGGACTATTTTGTATGCACTGGTCCTGCTTCAATATTGGAGCCTGTGACTGTGAATCCAGGTGAAGAATTTAGAGGAGCACAAGTTATTGAGCACGATAATCTCTCATAA